A window from Triticum aestivum cultivar Chinese Spring chromosome 6D, IWGSC CS RefSeq v2.1, whole genome shotgun sequence encodes these proteins:
- the LOC123144405 gene encoding uncharacterized protein: MGCNSRENKAAPEQKITTLSSKKKCFACKETSHNLDQCRIKDKLGTAAQLFGHSTRFPFYMIQPSKEVVENEKFYYHCLLITSNACNLDPAAVKIELNKFWKLTDDWYIKREGRQNFVASFNSEDDLLSCLNPPNIETFLDEKEVNFTVARWDEGDGEKLDLIREWLLVYGVPGAYRNWKELYQVASAVGVLLEVDEESLESGDKEPIRLRIALGSLVGAPFSYHFVFGWSSRLVKFMIEDKARRIEGQWKEVEERKVSVMKEYADIREEGIEVPPETPNKRMDLEGTGIDFAGNYSLDFGTCSRKECKELKTTERNGNIMKEYADIREEGIEVPAETLNEGMDLEGTEVDFAGNYSLDFRSCSGKECKEELKTTEGNGSVMMEYADIREEGIEVPAETLNEGMDLEGTGVDFTCNYSLDFRSCSGKECKEEPKITEGNGSVMMEYADIREEGIEVPPETLNKGMDLEGTGVDFAGNYSLDFGSCPGKECKEELKTTERNGSVMKEYADIREEGIEVPLETLNKGMDLEGTGVDFAGNYSLDFGSCLGKECKEEPKTTETGTLLEVAKFIPELRADEEIEENSISAMAATTTNSKKAAEGGQSPSESSARGDHMSGLEDCSDKKHQKKLMACDMATFLQVSKFTEEFKTDGEIKENNASAIVGTRTNSEGATEDIPKAIEDMATLLQASKFTEELRTDREIKENNASAILGTRTNSERATEDITKATEDMATSLQVSKFTEELRTNGEIKENNASAIVDTRTNSERATEDVPKAEGGQSISGSSTSTSLIEEVFRGHKPSIKNVYTRRDRKQKKSTEGSTLCANISSDSAHEGLQKPPIKTMYEGSDPKQKGSTGGQVASKELNKGINPGSSSHATRIATSTCNMLDSESLLEKEHEKEMKMAETAAKTVGAEGAQSIKGSSACMLRVTQTKGVDMAGTTPEGAWFDGKQPVSKMTTRLTQFYEEFNTYNEIYDSFVEMGLQENLLKGIYAYGLEKPSLVHQRGIVPLCKGLDVIQQSLSGTTVTLACGVLQRLDYGSTECQALVLVPTRDLAQETEKVIGALGQWLGVKAHACLGGTSVREHKQILSSSTQVIVATPSRALDMLRTRALCPDNVRMFVLDEADEILAGGLKNQIYDIIQLLPAKIQFAVFSATMSNEALELCRKCMNKPMKIIVPKDEELEGFSVKQFHVKAEDEELKFEKLCDLFDTMAVTQNIIFVNARRKVESLAEKISGRGYTVSASHGGMDQHARDVAVQDLRSGSSRVLVTTDLRGADALQVPVVINYDLPTQPVQYLRHVRRSGQPGGTGVAISFVARADERVLSDIQRFCSTQLAELPSDVADLL; encoded by the exons ATGGGATGTAATAGTCGAGAAAATAAGGCTGCGCCAGAGCAAAAAATAACTACTTTATCCAGTAAAAAGAAGTGCTTTGCTTGTAAAGAGACATCACACAATTTGGATCAATGCAGGATAAAAGACAAACTGGGTACTGCAGCCCAGCTATTTGGACATTCTACAAGGTTTCCATTCTACATGATTCAGCCTTCAAAGGAAGTTGTCGAAAATGAAAAGTTCTACTATCACTGCCTGCTGATCACATCTAATGCCTGTAACTTGGACCCGGCAGCAGTGAAAATTGAACTAAACAAGTTCTGGAAGCTGACTGATGATTGGTATATAAAGAGAGAAGGTAGACAGAATTTCGTAGCATCCTTCAACTCAGAGGATGACCTACTAAGCTGTTTAAATCCTCCCAATATAGAAACATTTCTGGATGAAAAGGAGGTGAATTTTACTGTAGCAAGGTGGGATGAAGGTGATGGGGAGAAACTTGACTTGATCAGAGAGTGGCTTTTGGTCTATGGGGTCCCAGGTGCATATAGAAACTGGAAGGAGCTATATCAAGTTGCATCTGCAGTTGGAGTTTTGCTTGAGGTGGATGAGGAAAGTTTGGAAAGCGGAGATAAGGAGCCTATTAGGTTGAGGATAGCATTGGGAAGTCTTGTTGGTGCTCCTTTCTCTTACCACTTTGTGTTTGGATGGTCATCTAGACTAGTCAAGTTCATGATTGAAGACAAAGCAAGAAGGATAGAAGGGCAATGGAAGGAAGTAGAAGAACGGAAGGTCAGCGTCATGAAGGAATATGCAGATATAAGAGAAGAAGGTATTGAGGTACCTCCAGAAACACCGAATAAAAGAATGGATTTAGAGGGCACTGGAATTGATTTCGCGGGCAATTATTCTTTGGATTTTGGAACTTGCTCACGCAAGGAATGTAAAGAACTGAAAACCACAGAACGAAATGGTAACATCATGAAGGAATATGCAGATATAAGAGAAGAAGGTATTGAGGTACCTGCAGAAACACTGAATGAAGGAATGGATTTGGAGGGCACTGAAGTAGATTTCGCAGGCAATTATTCTTTGGATTTCAGAAGTTGCTCAGGCAAGGAATGTAAAGAAGAACTGAAAACCACAGAAGGGAATGGTAGCGTCATGATGGAATATGCAGATATAAGAGAAGAAGGTATTGAGGTACCTGCAGAAACACTGAATGAAGGAATGGATTTAGAGGGCACTGGAGTAGATTTCACATGCAATTATTCTTTGGATTTCAGAAGTTGCTCAGGCAAGGAATGTAAAGAAGAACCGAAAATCACAGAAGGGAATGGTAGCGTCATGATGGAATATGCAGATATAAGAGAAGAGGGTATTGAGGTACCTCCAGAAACACTGAATAAAGGAATGGATTTAGAGGGCACTGGAGTAGATTTCGCAGGCAATTATTCTTTGGATTTCGGAAGTTGCCCAGGCAAGGAATGTAAAGAAGAACTGAAAACCACAGAACGGAATGGTAGTGTCATGAAGGAATATGCAGATATAAGAGAAGAAGGTATTGAGGTACCTCTAGAAACACTGAATAAAGGAATGGATTTAGAGGGCACTGGAGTAGATTTCGCAGGCAATTATTCTTTGGATTTTGGAAGTTGCTTAGGCAAGGAATGTAAAGAAGAACCGAAGACCACAGAAACAGGTACATTGCTGGAAGTAGCAAAGTTCATTCCAGAGTTAAGAGCTGATGAAGAGATCGAGGAAAACAGCATAAGTGCTATGGCAGCCACCACAACAAACTCGAAGAAAGCAGCAGAAGGGGGGCAATCCCCAAGTGAAAGCTCGGCAAGAGGTGATCATATGTCGGGTTTGGAAGATTGTTCTGACAAGAAACATCAAAAGAAACTGATGGCCTGCGACATGGCTACATTTCTGCAAGTGTCGAAGTTCACTGAAGAGTTTAAAACTGATGGAGAGATCAAAGAAAACAATGCAAGTGCTATAGTGGGCACCAGAACGAACTCTGAGGGAGCTACAGAAgacattccaaaagctatagaAGACATGGCTACGTTGCTGCAAGCGTCGAAGTTCACTGAAGAGTTAAGAACTGATAGAGAGATCAAAGAAAACAATGCAAGTGCTATACTGGGCACCAGAACGAACTCCGAGAGAGCTACAGAAGACATTACAAAAGCTACAGAAGACATGGCTACATCGCTGCAAGTGTCGAAGTTCACTGAAGAGTTAAGAACTAATGGAGAGATCAAAGAAAACAATGCAAGTGCTATAGTGGATACCAGAACGAACTCGGAGAGAGCTACAGAAGACGTTCCAAAAGCTGaaggtgggcaatccataagtggaagttcaacttcgaCAAGCTTGATTGAAGAGGTCTTCAGAG GTCACAAGCCATCTATAAAAAATGTGTACACAAGAAGAGATCGGAAGCAAAAAAAATCGACAGAAGGTTCCACTTTGTGTGCTAACATCAGTTCTGACAGTGCCCATGAAGGTTTACAGAAGCCACCTATAAAAACTATGTACGAGGGAAGTGATCCCAAGCAAAAAGGATCCACAGGGGGGCAAGTTGCTTCAAAGGAACTGAACAAAGGAATAAACCCAGGGAGCAGCAGTCACGCCACAAGGATTGCAACCTCAACATGCAATATGTTGGACTCAGAAAGTTTATTGGAAAAGGAACACGAGAAAGAAATGAAAATGGCAGAAACAGCAGCAAAGACTGTGGGAGCTGAAGGAGCACAATCTATCAAGGGAAGTTCAGCATGCATGCTTAGAGTAACTCAGACAAAAG GTGTTGACATGGCTGGAACGACACCAGAAGGAGCTTGGTTTGATGGAAAGCAGCCTGTTTCTAAGATGACTACGCG gctaacTCAATTTTACGAGGAGTTCAACACATACAATGAAATCTATGACAGTTTCGTTGAGATGGGTCTTCAAGAAAATCTGCTGAAAGGAATATATGCATATG GCCTGGAGAAGCCTTCTTTAGTCCATCAACGAGGAATTGTCCCATTGTGCAAGGGTCTGGATGTTATCCAGCAGTCACTGTCTGGAACAACTGTGACACTTGCCTGTGGAGTTCTCCAGCGACTCGATTATGGATCCACGGAATGCCAAGCTTTGGTTCTTGTGCCAACGCGTGACTTGGCACAGGAGACCGAGAAAGTTATTGGAGCACTTGGTCAGTGGCTAGGTGTCAAAGCTCATGCTTGTCTTGGAGGAACTAGTGTTCGTGAGCACAAGCAAATTTTGTCCAGCAGCACCCAGGTTATTGTCGCTACTCCTAGCCGCGCTCTGGACATGCTGAGAACACGAGCGCTCTGTCCAGATAACGTCAGAATGTTTGTCTTGGATGAAGCAGATGAAATACTCGCAGGAGGTTTGAAGAACCAG ATCTATGATATTATCCAGCTTCTCCCAGCCAAAATCCAGTTTGCTGTATTCTCTGCCACCATGTCCAATGAAGCTCTCGAACTTTGCCGGAAGTGCATGAATAAGCCTATGAAGATCATAGTGCCGAAAGATGAAGAATTGGAGGGTTTTAGTGTTAAGCAGTTCCATGTTAAAGCTGAGGATGAAGAGTTGAAGTTTGAAAAATTATGTGATCTTTTTGACACCATGGCGGTCACGCAAAACATCATCTTTGTCAACGCACGTCGGAAGGTTGAGTCACTGGCCGAAAAGATCAGTGGCAGGGGGTACACCGTCTCGGCAAGCCATGGTGGTATGGACCAGCACGCCAGAGATGTTGCCGTCCAGGATCTCCGGTCGGGATCATCTCGTGTCCTCGTCACCACCGACCTTCGTGGCGCCGACGCATTGCAGGTCCCTGTTGTCATCAACTATGATCTGCCAACACAACCAGTACAATACCTTCGTCATGTTCGACGAAGTGGACAGCCTGGAGGGACTGGTGTCGCTATCAGCTTCGTTGCTCGTGCTGATGAGCGTGTCCTGTCTGACATCCAAAGGTTCTGCAGTACTCAGTTGGCAGAGTTACCCTCCGACGTCGCTGACCTCTTGTGA
- the LOC123144407 gene encoding transmembrane protein 258 isoform X2 — protein sequence MASISSPLPVAWYPALAVLTVAVGLMLTASFFIYEATVSTRSRSLAKELTTAAVASVFLGFGSLFVLLASGVFV from the exons ATG GCGTCGATCTCGAGCCCGCTGCCGGTGGCCTGGTACCCCGCGCTGGCCGTCCTCACGGTCGCCGTCGGCCTCATGCTCACTGCCTCCTTCTTCAT TTATGAAGCGACTGTATCCACGCGCAGCCGAAGCTTAGCCAAGGAGCTCACCACCGCAGCTGTTGCTTCCGTTTTTCTG GGTTTTGGATCTCTTTTCGTTCTCCTCGCAAGTGGTGTTTTTGTCTGA
- the LOC123144407 gene encoding transmembrane protein 258 isoform X1, whose amino-acid sequence MQASISSPLPVAWYPALAVLTVAVGLMLTASFFIYEATVSTRSRSLAKELTTAAVASVFLGFGSLFVLLASGVFV is encoded by the exons ATGCAGGCGTCGATCTCGAGCCCGCTGCCGGTGGCCTGGTACCCCGCGCTGGCCGTCCTCACGGTCGCCGTCGGCCTCATGCTCACTGCCTCCTTCTTCAT TTATGAAGCGACTGTATCCACGCGCAGCCGAAGCTTAGCCAAGGAGCTCACCACCGCAGCTGTTGCTTCCGTTTTTCTG GGTTTTGGATCTCTTTTCGTTCTCCTCGCAAGTGGTGTTTTTGTCTGA